One part of the Haemophilus parainfluenzae genome encodes these proteins:
- the napG gene encoding ferredoxin-type protein NapG: protein MRLDPNRRQFLKNVTRTAAGVCGVGIILGLQQQQAKAKEGIALRPPGALPEKDFLAACTRCGQCVQACPYDMLHLASLISPMEAGTPYFIARDKPCEMCPDIPCMNACPSGALSEELKDINDARMGLAVLLDHETCLNWQGLRCDVCYRVCPLVDKAITLERIHNDRTGIHAKLIPTVHSDACTGCGKCEQACVLEEAAIKVLPMDIAKGLLGRHYRLGWKEKQNAGKSLIEEQHPDGLRPAMDARTPEDLHEPVYQPMQVQPNQKVATPNRATMDYVPNPTTVPEAEQFPNLDLNIKGVK, encoded by the coding sequence ATGAGACTTGATCCTAACCGTCGTCAGTTTTTAAAAAATGTGACAAGAACGGCTGCCGGAGTGTGTGGGGTTGGTATTATTCTTGGCTTACAGCAACAACAAGCTAAAGCTAAAGAAGGAATCGCCTTACGTCCACCTGGTGCTTTACCGGAAAAGGATTTCTTGGCAGCTTGTACCCGTTGCGGACAATGTGTCCAAGCGTGTCCATATGATATGTTGCATTTAGCTTCGCTAATTTCACCAATGGAAGCGGGCACACCGTATTTTATCGCTCGGGATAAACCTTGCGAAATGTGTCCGGATATTCCATGTATGAATGCTTGTCCAAGTGGTGCATTAAGTGAAGAGCTTAAAGATATCAATGATGCTAGAATGGGCTTAGCCGTCTTGCTGGATCATGAAACCTGCTTAAACTGGCAAGGTTTACGTTGTGATGTTTGTTATCGAGTTTGCCCATTAGTGGATAAAGCGATTACGCTTGAACGCATCCACAATGATCGTACGGGGATTCATGCAAAGCTTATTCCAACCGTTCACTCTGATGCTTGCACTGGATGTGGTAAATGTGAACAAGCTTGTGTGTTAGAAGAAGCGGCAATCAAAGTCTTACCGATGGATATCGCCAAAGGACTGCTCGGTCGCCACTATCGCTTAGGTTGGAAAGAAAAACAAAATGCGGGAAAATCCTTAATTGAGGAACAACATCCGGATGGCTTACGTCCAGCAATGGATGCTCGTACGCCAGAAGACTTACATGAGCCGGTTTATCAACCAATGCAGGTTCAGCCAAACCAAAAAGTGGCAACACCGAATCGTGCAACAATGGATTATGTTCCAAATCCAACCACAGTGCCGGAAGCTGAACAGTTCCCGAATTTGGATTTAAACATTAAGGGGGTTAAATAA
- the napF gene encoding ferredoxin-type protein NapF translates to MAIENPSRRQLLRGQFLQSLHSENAKIQGINAIRPPWSVNETDFTDKCTRCGDCILVCETQIIVKGDGGFPEIQFDKGECTFCQKCVLVCEQPIFRSLEEEPWAHKVEITTQCLTENRVECRSCQDSCPMNAIRFRLQLGGVAKPILDLESCNGCGACLSVCPTKAIKIFNIETNIDESI, encoded by the coding sequence ATGGCGATTGAAAATCCTTCTCGCAGACAATTATTACGTGGGCAATTTTTACAATCGTTACATTCTGAAAACGCTAAAATTCAAGGTATAAATGCTATCCGTCCACCTTGGTCGGTAAACGAAACAGACTTTACAGATAAATGTACTCGATGCGGTGATTGCATACTGGTATGTGAAACCCAAATTATCGTAAAAGGTGATGGTGGTTTTCCTGAAATACAATTTGACAAAGGCGAATGCACTTTCTGCCAAAAATGTGTTTTAGTCTGCGAACAACCGATTTTTCGTTCATTAGAAGAAGAGCCTTGGGCACATAAAGTTGAGATTACAACGCAGTGCCTCACAGAAAATCGAGTGGAATGTCGAAGTTGCCAAGATAGCTGTCCGATGAATGCCATCCGTTTTCGATTACAGCTTGGTGGTGTGGCAAAACCCATTTTAGATTTAGAAAGTTGTAATGGTTGTGGTGCTTGTTTAAGCGTTTGCCCAACAAAAGCAATAAAAATTTTTAATATTGAAACAAATATCGATGAGTCAATTTAG
- a CDS encoding chaperone NapD — protein sequence MSQFSENENWYVCSIVVQARPEKLNQVKEAILAIPTAEIHGEKSDEGKLVVTLESNRQLALADLMDEIKDIPGVIVVSLISNYLDEK from the coding sequence ATGAGTCAATTTAGCGAAAATGAGAACTGGTATGTATGCAGCATTGTTGTGCAAGCCAGACCAGAAAAACTTAACCAAGTCAAAGAAGCCATTTTAGCGATTCCAACTGCTGAAATTCATGGCGAAAAATCTGATGAAGGCAAATTGGTGGTCACCCTTGAAAGTAACCGTCAATTAGCATTAGCGGATCTTATGGATGAAATTAAAGATATCCCAGGAGTGATTGTCGTTTCTTTAATTTCTAATTACTTAGATGAAAAATAA
- a CDS encoding YggL family protein: MTTRNQRQRKKLHLAEFQELGFLVNWQFAEGSSIETIDETVDRFIAEVIQPNGLAYEGSGYLHWEGLVCLEKIGKCDESHRQLVQKWLEENKLQQIEISELFDIWWDYPTKNA, encoded by the coding sequence ATGACAACTCGTAATCAACGTCAACGTAAAAAACTTCACTTAGCTGAATTCCAAGAATTAGGCTTTTTAGTGAATTGGCAATTTGCTGAAGGTAGCAGCATCGAAACTATCGATGAAACCGTTGATCGTTTTATTGCTGAAGTGATTCAACCAAACGGCTTAGCTTATGAAGGTAGCGGCTATTTACATTGGGAAGGCTTAGTTTGCTTAGAGAAAATCGGCAAATGTGATGAAAGCCATCGCCAATTAGTACAAAAATGGTTAGAAGAGAATAAATTGCAACAAATCGAAATCAGCGAATTATTCGATATTTGGTGGGATTACCCAACAAAAAACGCGTAA
- the trmB gene encoding tRNA (guanosine(46)-N7)-methyltransferase TrmB: MTEEQKTFADQKRKTVETAEFTEDGRYKRKVRSFVLRTGRLSDFQKNMMNDHWADLGLDYQNTPFDFAAIYGNTNPVILEIGFGMGKSLVDMAEANPDKNYLGIEVHTPGVGACIAYAVEKGVKNLRVICHDATEILRDCVKDGELGGLQLFFPDPWHKAKHHKRRIVQPHFVEQVVQKLQRNGFIHMATDWENYAEQMLEVLSANENLVNTAEQDYIPRPDFRPLTKFEARGHRLGHGVWDLYFKKK, encoded by the coding sequence ATGACAGAAGAGCAAAAAACCTTTGCTGATCAAAAACGTAAAACCGTTGAAACGGCTGAATTTACAGAAGATGGTCGTTATAAACGTAAAGTTCGTAGCTTTGTGTTGCGGACGGGTCGCTTAAGTGATTTTCAAAAAAACATGATGAACGATCACTGGGCTGATCTTGGATTAGATTATCAAAACACCCCTTTTGATTTTGCCGCGATTTATGGCAACACGAATCCCGTTATATTAGAAATTGGCTTCGGAATGGGGAAATCTTTAGTGGATATGGCTGAAGCGAATCCTGATAAAAATTATCTCGGTATTGAAGTGCACACGCCTGGTGTGGGTGCCTGTATTGCTTATGCGGTAGAAAAAGGCGTGAAAAACCTTCGCGTGATTTGCCATGATGCCACTGAAATTTTACGTGATTGTGTGAAAGATGGCGAATTGGGCGGTTTACAACTTTTCTTCCCTGACCCTTGGCATAAAGCAAAACATCATAAACGCCGTATTGTTCAACCGCACTTTGTAGAGCAAGTCGTCCAAAAATTACAACGAAATGGCTTTATTCATATGGCAACGGACTGGGAGAACTATGCAGAACAAATGCTTGAAGTGCTTTCAGCCAATGAAAATTTAGTCAATACTGCCGAACAAGATTATATTCCACGTCCTGATTTCCGCCCTCTCACAAAATTTGAGGCACGCGGTCATCGTTTAGGTCACGGTGTGTGGGATTTATACTTTAAGAAAAAATAA
- the priA gene encoding primosomal protein N' — protein sequence MNIVRVALAVPLPRFFDYLYSPDLMPVVGGRVLVPFGSQKRVGIVVDLPASSDVAKEKLKPIIDVLDAESLFNSTTWDWLAWSANYYRAALGDVLFQALPVKLRNGESAVKNDRTFWRITDLGKQALESGELKRAKKQIEALNLLLTQDLEKGNNEISSAIWSSLKGKDYVEEIIVPTEQKSWQQALGNNPLVNLDNRLTLNKQQALAFSQLLFQEGFNVWLLEGVTGSGKTEIYLQYIEEVLKKGKQVLVLVPEIGLTPQTVRRFQARFNVEIDVLHSNLNDTQRLNVWERAKTGQSAIVIGTRSALFTQFSDLGLIILDEEHDGSFKQQDGWRYHARDLGIVLAQKLNIPILLGSATPSLESVNNVQNSKYHHLVLSKRAGNATALRQFVIDLKHQRIQNGLSEPLLQRMQEHLEKGNQVLLFLNRRGFAPVLLCHECGWIDECHHCEKPYTYHQHQRVLRCHHCGAQKTVPMQCGHCGSTHLVTTGLGTEQLEETLKARFPQYNIARIDRDSTARKGKLEGYLEDIQQGKSQILIGTQMLAKGHHFPNVTLVALVNVDNALFSLDFRAEERLAQLYVQVAGRSGRAEKQGEVVLQTHYPDHPLLTTLLEKGYQAFAEETLKLRHNMGLPPFSFQALFKAQCRHSEEAENALSQLASFFYEQKIEGLQVLGPIPAPFSKKAGQYRWQLLLQHASRKQLHTALSRYSPELIKPSQVRLILDVDPLDLS from the coding sequence ATGAATATTGTCCGAGTTGCATTAGCCGTACCGCTTCCCCGATTTTTTGATTATCTCTATTCGCCCGACTTGATGCCAGTCGTAGGTGGACGCGTGTTGGTGCCTTTTGGTTCGCAAAAACGAGTCGGGATCGTGGTAGATTTGCCCGCTTCTTCGGATGTAGCAAAAGAAAAGTTAAAACCGATTATTGATGTGCTTGATGCTGAATCACTTTTTAATTCCACAACTTGGGATTGGTTAGCTTGGTCGGCTAATTATTATCGTGCAGCATTAGGTGATGTGTTGTTTCAAGCCTTGCCAGTCAAACTTCGTAATGGAGAAAGTGCGGTAAAAAATGACCGCACTTTTTGGCGTATTACGGACCTTGGAAAACAAGCATTAGAATCGGGTGAATTAAAACGCGCTAAAAAACAAATTGAAGCCTTAAATTTGTTGCTCACGCAAGATCTAGAAAAAGGTAACAATGAAATTAGTTCCGCAATTTGGTCATCCCTTAAAGGCAAAGATTATGTGGAAGAGATTATTGTGCCTACAGAACAAAAAAGTTGGCAGCAAGCTTTAGGGAATAATCCTTTAGTTAATCTTGATAATCGATTGACCTTAAACAAGCAACAAGCCCTTGCATTTAGCCAGTTACTTTTCCAAGAAGGCTTTAATGTGTGGTTGTTAGAGGGCGTGACCGGTTCAGGTAAAACTGAAATTTACCTGCAATACATTGAAGAAGTTTTAAAGAAAGGCAAACAGGTTTTAGTGCTTGTTCCTGAAATTGGACTTACCCCTCAGACCGTGAGACGGTTCCAAGCTCGCTTTAATGTAGAAATTGATGTATTGCATTCCAACTTGAATGATACACAGCGCTTAAATGTTTGGGAGCGAGCAAAAACAGGACAGAGTGCGATCGTGATTGGTACGAGATCGGCGCTCTTCACCCAGTTTTCAGATCTCGGCTTAATCATTTTAGATGAGGAACATGACGGCTCGTTTAAACAGCAAGATGGTTGGCGTTATCATGCGAGAGATTTAGGCATTGTGTTAGCGCAAAAACTCAATATTCCTATTTTGTTAGGTTCTGCGACCCCAAGTTTGGAAAGTGTGAATAACGTACAAAATAGTAAATATCATCATTTGGTGCTATCAAAAAGGGCTGGAAATGCGACCGCACTTCGCCAGTTTGTGATTGATTTAAAACATCAACGAATTCAAAACGGCTTATCCGAACCGCTATTGCAACGTATGCAAGAACACTTAGAAAAAGGCAACCAAGTGTTGTTGTTCCTTAATCGACGTGGATTTGCGCCCGTGTTGTTATGTCATGAATGTGGCTGGATTGATGAATGTCATCATTGCGAAAAACCTTATACTTATCACCAACATCAGCGCGTTTTACGCTGCCATCATTGTGGTGCACAAAAAACAGTGCCGATGCAATGTGGCCATTGTGGTTCAACACATTTAGTCACAACGGGTTTAGGTACAGAACAACTGGAGGAAACCCTAAAAGCACGTTTTCCTCAATATAATATTGCACGTATCGATCGTGATAGCACAGCACGAAAAGGCAAGCTTGAAGGTTATTTAGAGGATATTCAGCAAGGTAAAAGCCAGATTTTAATTGGCACACAAATGTTAGCTAAAGGACACCATTTTCCGAATGTCACTTTGGTTGCTTTAGTGAATGTAGATAATGCCTTATTTTCCCTTGATTTCAGAGCCGAAGAACGTTTAGCGCAACTTTATGTACAAGTTGCAGGACGCTCAGGCAGAGCTGAAAAACAGGGCGAAGTGGTTTTGCAGACACATTATCCGGATCACCCGTTATTAACCACCTTGCTTGAAAAAGGCTACCAAGCCTTTGCAGAAGAAACGCTGAAGTTACGCCATAATATGGGCTTGCCTCCGTTTAGTTTCCAAGCGTTGTTTAAAGCACAATGTCGTCATTCTGAAGAGGCGGAAAATGCATTGTCACAATTAGCCTCTTTCTTCTATGAACAAAAAATTGAAGGCTTGCAAGTGTTGGGGCCGATTCCCGCACCGTTCAGCAAAAAAGCGGGGCAGTATCGCTGGCAGTTATTATTACAGCATGCTTCTCGGAAACAATTACACACGGCATTAAGTCGGTACTCGCCAGAGTTAATAAAGCCTTCTCAAGTGCGGTTGATTTTAGACGTGGATCCATTGGACTTGAGTTAG
- the ftsN gene encoding cell division protein FtsN — translation MAHRDFAGRNGSKNNKKKAQKSFNRNTLIGLALVAVLGFGLGLYFLKSKTPEPVVTTTVQPEKPQPKSVLPNRPEEVWHYIKELETRTVPVDNNPSSVEKNMRLTEEQRQVLIQMEKEQKAAEEAKKLEAQRKEQEAANTEKTTAQAQQAQSAQTAQAQPAQQTEKTEAKKPESVKKSEQPKKADVVKAEPVKTEPAKIEQPKKAEPKPAEQQVQAGGKKFGLQCGAFKNRAQAESLQGRLAMAGVNAQIMRNEEWNRVRVGPFSSRDAATAVQDTAKPVASCVVIGM, via the coding sequence GTGGCTCATCGAGATTTTGCCGGTCGAAACGGCTCAAAAAATAATAAAAAGAAAGCACAGAAAAGTTTCAATCGCAATACCTTAATTGGTCTTGCATTAGTGGCGGTATTAGGTTTTGGTTTAGGGCTTTATTTCTTAAAAAGCAAAACGCCTGAACCTGTAGTGACAACAACGGTTCAACCAGAAAAACCGCAACCGAAAAGTGTGTTACCAAATCGTCCAGAAGAAGTATGGCACTATATTAAAGAATTAGAAACCCGTACTGTGCCGGTGGATAATAATCCTTCTTCTGTTGAAAAAAATATGCGTTTGACGGAAGAGCAGCGTCAAGTGCTGATTCAAATGGAAAAAGAGCAAAAGGCAGCAGAGGAAGCAAAAAAATTAGAAGCTCAACGTAAAGAGCAAGAAGCAGCGAATACAGAAAAAACCACAGCTCAAGCACAACAAGCTCAATCAGCACAAACAGCTCAAGCTCAGCCAGCTCAGCAAACAGAAAAAACAGAGGCGAAAAAGCCTGAGTCAGTTAAAAAGTCTGAACAGCCGAAAAAAGCGGATGTGGTAAAAGCAGAACCTGTAAAAACAGAACCAGCTAAAATAGAGCAACCGAAAAAAGCCGAACCGAAACCTGCTGAACAGCAAGTACAGGCTGGTGGTAAAAAATTTGGTTTGCAATGTGGCGCATTTAAAAATCGCGCACAAGCAGAAAGTTTACAAGGTCGTCTTGCGATGGCGGGTGTAAATGCACAAATTATGCGAAATGAAGAATGGAATCGTGTCCGCGTAGGACCATTTAGCAGTCGAGATGCCGCAACTGCTGTTCAAGATACAGCAAAACCTGTAGCAAGCTGTGTCGTCATAGGAATGTAA
- the napH gene encoding quinol dehydrogenase ferredoxin subunit NapH produces MAEKYTPNKPKDAGLEARQKLGWWHAYRFLILRRISQLSIILMFLSGPIWQVWILKGNYSSSMLLDTVPLTDPLITAESLVTGYLPEVTTIIGALVIVIFYAIIASKAFCSWVCPMNIVTDAAAWLRRKLGIRQSLKISRQLRYVILAVILVGSAITGTLLWEWINPVAALGRIFVFGTGATLWLVAVIFLFDLLVAEHGWCGHLCPIGAMYGVIGAKSLIKINVVDRDRCDRCMDCYNVCPEPQVLRLPLHGGSEDSQIILAKDCITCGRCIDVCAENVFTFGSRFEKQIKIKNI; encoded by the coding sequence ATGGCTGAAAAATATACCCCGAATAAGCCAAAAGATGCTGGCTTAGAAGCACGTCAAAAACTTGGTTGGTGGCATGCTTATCGCTTTTTAATTCTACGTCGAATTAGTCAATTAAGTATTATTTTAATGTTCTTAAGCGGCCCGATTTGGCAAGTTTGGATTCTAAAAGGCAATTACAGCTCAAGCATGCTTTTGGATACTGTGCCATTGACAGATCCATTGATTACCGCTGAAAGTTTAGTGACAGGTTACCTACCAGAAGTCACAACGATTATTGGTGCCTTGGTTATTGTCATATTCTACGCCATCATTGCGAGCAAAGCCTTTTGTAGTTGGGTTTGTCCAATGAATATTGTGACTGATGCAGCAGCTTGGTTACGCAGAAAATTAGGTATTCGACAATCATTAAAAATTTCACGTCAACTTCGCTATGTGATTTTAGCCGTGATATTAGTTGGTAGTGCAATAACGGGTACACTCTTATGGGAATGGATAAACCCTGTTGCAGCACTTGGACGCATATTCGTCTTTGGAACAGGTGCAACGCTTTGGTTGGTAGCAGTTATCTTCCTATTTGACTTACTTGTTGCTGAACATGGTTGGTGTGGTCACCTTTGCCCAATTGGCGCGATGTATGGTGTGATTGGTGCTAAAAGCCTAATTAAAATTAATGTAGTCGATCGCGATCGCTGTGACCGTTGTATGGACTGTTATAATGTTTGCCCAGAACCGCAAGTATTAAGACTTCCTTTGCACGGTGGATCAGAAGACAGTCAAATCATATTGGCAAAAGATTGTATTACTTGTGGACGTTGCATTGACGTTTGTGCAGAAAATGTATTTACATTTGGTTCTCGCTTTGAGAAACAAATAAAAATTAAAAATATTTAA
- the napA gene encoding nitrate reductase catalytic subunit NapA has protein sequence MELNRRDFMKANAALAAAAAAGMTIPVKQVDAAEDMGIKWDKAPCRFCGTGCSVLVGTKDGRVVATQGDPDAEVNRGLNCIKGYFLSKIMYGADRVKTPLLRMKDGKFHKEGDFTPVSWDQAFTIMAEKIKDILKKKEPNSVGMFSSGQTTIYEGYAKVKLWKAGLRSNTIDPNARHCMASAAVAFMRTFGMDEPMGCYNDIEKTDAFVLWGSNMAEMHPILWSRISDRRLSSDNVKVVVMSTFEHRSFELADVPIVFNPHSDLAILNYIANYIIQNDKVNWDFVNKHTKFKRGETDIGYGLRPEHPLEVAAKNRKTAGKMYDSDFEEFKKIVAPYTLDEAHRISGVPKDQLETLAKMYADPEQNLVSYWTMGFNQHTRGVWVNHMIYNVHLLTGKISKPGCGPFSLTGQPSACGTAREVGTFVHRLPADMVVTNPKHVELAEKKWKLPKGTIPTVPGYSAVQQSRALKDGKLNFLWQMCTNNMQGGPNINEEIFPGWRNPENFIVVSDPYPSVSAVAADLILPTCMWVEKEGGYGNAERRTQLWRQQVKGPGESRSDLWQIVEFSKYFKTDEVWGEELLAQMPEYRGKTLYEVLYENGEVNKYKVPTDVPGYINDEAEHFGYYLQKGLFEEYASFGRGHGHDLAPFDTYHQVRGLRWPVVDGKETLWRYREGFDPYVKAGEDVAFYGYPDKKAIILGVPYEDPAESPDEEYPLWLCTGRVLEHWHTGTMTRRVPELHRAFPNNLVWMHPADAKKYGLRHGDKVKLITRRGEMVSYLDTRGRNKCPQGLIYTTFFDAGQLANKLTLDATDPISGETDYKKCAVKVEKA, from the coding sequence ATGGAACTTAATCGTAGAGATTTTATGAAAGCCAATGCTGCGCTTGCAGCAGCAGCGGCTGCCGGTATGACCATCCCTGTTAAACAGGTTGATGCGGCAGAAGATATGGGCATCAAATGGGATAAAGCGCCATGTCGTTTCTGTGGTACAGGATGTAGCGTATTGGTAGGAACCAAAGATGGTCGAGTTGTTGCGACTCAAGGTGACCCAGATGCAGAGGTAAACCGTGGTTTAAACTGTATCAAAGGTTACTTCCTTTCTAAAATCATGTATGGTGCAGACCGTGTAAAAACGCCATTATTACGTATGAAAGATGGTAAATTCCATAAAGAAGGTGACTTTACACCAGTTTCTTGGGATCAAGCTTTCACTATCATGGCGGAAAAAATCAAAGACATCTTGAAGAAAAAAGAACCGAATTCAGTTGGTATGTTCTCTTCAGGTCAAACAACCATCTACGAAGGTTACGCAAAAGTAAAACTTTGGAAAGCTGGTCTTCGTTCAAATACTATCGATCCTAATGCTCGTCACTGTATGGCGTCTGCAGCGGTTGCGTTTATGCGTACATTTGGTATGGATGAACCTATGGGCTGCTATAACGACATCGAAAAAACCGATGCGTTTGTGCTTTGGGGTTCAAACATGGCGGAAATGCACCCAATTTTATGGTCTCGGATTTCTGACCGTCGTCTTTCTTCTGATAATGTGAAAGTTGTAGTTATGTCAACTTTCGAACACCGTTCGTTTGAATTAGCTGATGTGCCTATCGTATTTAATCCACATTCAGACCTTGCAATCCTTAACTACATTGCAAACTACATTATCCAAAACGATAAAGTAAACTGGGACTTCGTTAATAAACATACTAAATTCAAACGTGGTGAAACTGATATCGGTTATGGTCTACGTCCAGAACACCCACTTGAAGTTGCAGCGAAAAACCGTAAAACTGCAGGTAAAATGTATGACTCTGACTTCGAAGAATTCAAGAAAATCGTTGCACCTTATACATTAGACGAAGCACACCGTATTTCTGGTGTACCAAAAGATCAGCTTGAAACCCTCGCGAAAATGTACGCGGATCCAGAACAGAACTTAGTTTCTTACTGGACAATGGGCTTTAACCAACACACTCGTGGTGTATGGGTTAACCACATGATCTATAACGTACACTTATTAACCGGTAAAATTTCTAAACCAGGTTGTGGACCATTCTCATTAACGGGGCAACCTTCGGCTTGTGGCACAGCGCGAGAAGTGGGGACTTTCGTCCACCGTTTACCAGCAGACATGGTGGTTACCAATCCAAAACATGTTGAGCTTGCAGAAAAAAAATGGAAATTACCAAAAGGTACGATTCCAACTGTACCTGGATATTCCGCTGTACAACAAAGCCGTGCATTAAAAGATGGTAAATTAAACTTCTTATGGCAAATGTGTACCAACAATATGCAAGGGGGGCCAAATATTAATGAAGAGATTTTCCCTGGTTGGCGTAATCCTGAAAACTTCATTGTTGTCTCTGATCCTTATCCATCCGTTTCTGCGGTTGCAGCAGACTTAATTCTTCCAACTTGTATGTGGGTAGAAAAAGAAGGGGGCTATGGTAACGCAGAACGTCGTACCCAATTATGGCGTCAACAAGTGAAAGGTCCTGGTGAGTCTCGTTCTGACTTATGGCAAATTGTGGAATTCTCTAAATACTTCAAAACAGATGAAGTATGGGGCGAAGAATTATTAGCTCAAATGCCAGAATATCGTGGTAAGACTTTATATGAAGTACTTTACGAGAATGGTGAAGTAAACAAATATAAAGTACCAACGGATGTTCCAGGATACATCAATGATGAAGCAGAACACTTCGGCTACTACCTACAAAAAGGCTTATTCGAAGAATACGCAAGCTTTGGTCGTGGTCATGGCCATGACTTAGCACCATTCGATACTTATCACCAAGTACGTGGTTTACGTTGGCCGGTTGTTGACGGTAAAGAAACCTTATGGCGTTACCGTGAAGGCTTTGACCCGTATGTTAAAGCAGGCGAAGATGTTGCGTTCTACGGTTATCCGGATAAAAAAGCAATTATCTTAGGTGTGCCTTATGAAGACCCTGCAGAATCACCAGATGAAGAATATCCATTATGGTTATGTACTGGTCGTGTACTTGAACACTGGCATACCGGTACCATGACTCGTCGTGTACCTGAATTACACCGTGCGTTCCCGAACAACTTAGTTTGGATGCACCCAGCGGATGCGAAAAAATATGGCTTACGTCATGGGGATAAAGTGAAATTAATTACACGACGTGGTGAAATGGTTTCTTACTTAGATACCCGTGGTCGTAACAAATGTCCTCAGGGCTTAATTTACACAACCTTCTTTGATGCCGGCCAACTTGCGAACAAATTAACATTGGACGCAACCGATCCGATTTCAGGTGAAACCGACTATAAAAAATGTGCGGTTAAAGTAGAAAAAGCGTAG